In Streptomyces violaceusniger Tu 4113, one DNA window encodes the following:
- a CDS encoding anti-sigma regulatory factor — MSQIAGEPGTQDFVEVRLPAAGAYLSVLRTATAGLAARLDFTLDEIEDLRIAVDEACAILLQQAVSGSVLSCVFRLIDDALQVTVSAPTTDGRAPERDTFAWTVLSALAGKVDSTVAEDRTVSISLYKERGAGPGQP, encoded by the coding sequence GTGTCCCAGATCGCAGGCGAGCCCGGGACCCAGGACTTCGTGGAAGTCCGGCTGCCCGCTGCGGGTGCCTATCTGTCGGTGCTGCGTACGGCGACCGCCGGCCTCGCAGCCCGCTTGGACTTCACCCTCGACGAAATCGAGGATCTGCGTATCGCCGTGGACGAGGCATGCGCGATCCTGCTGCAGCAAGCCGTGTCCGGCAGTGTGCTGAGCTGCGTCTTCCGCTTGATCGACGACGCACTGCAGGTCACCGTCTCGGCTCCCACCACTGACGGCCGCGCCCCCGAGCGCGACACCTTCGCCTGGACGGTGCTCTCCGCACTGGCGGGCAAGGTGGACTCGACCGTGGCCGAGGACCGAACGGTCAGCATCAGCCTGTACAAGGAGCGCGGCGCCGGCCCCGGACAGCCGTGA
- a CDS encoding SIS domain-containing protein, whose amino-acid sequence MSATTTAQRSDQPGRIMSGEMAEQPAVLRRILDQGAPRIREVAERIAARNPRFVLLTARGTSDNAALYAKYLLEVLLGKPCGLTSMSTTTAYGAQPDLTDVLVITVSQSGGSPDLVASTEAARAAGAITLAVTNNPDSPLAAVSEFHIDVLAGPEKALPATKTYTAELLALYLFVEGLRGGDGAAAKVLPDLAQQILDRQDEVRQLAARYRFAERMVLTSRGYGYPTAKEAALKLMETSYIPALSYSGADLLHGPLAMVDNISPVIAIVTEGKGGQALQPVLERLRGRGADLVVIGGASEVERASAGFALPTDGVAEELQPILEILPLQMLAYEVTIARGQDPDAPRALAKVTETR is encoded by the coding sequence ATGTCCGCCACGACGACGGCCCAGCGCAGCGACCAGCCGGGCCGGATCATGTCCGGCGAGATGGCCGAGCAGCCCGCCGTGCTGCGCCGCATCCTCGACCAGGGCGCCCCGCGGATCCGCGAGGTCGCGGAGCGGATCGCCGCCCGCAACCCGCGCTTCGTCCTGCTCACCGCCCGGGGCACCTCCGACAACGCGGCGCTGTACGCCAAGTACCTGCTCGAGGTGCTGCTCGGCAAGCCGTGCGGTCTGACCTCCATGTCCACCACCACCGCGTACGGCGCCCAGCCGGACCTCACCGATGTGCTGGTGATCACCGTCAGCCAGTCCGGCGGCTCCCCGGACCTGGTCGCCTCCACCGAGGCCGCCCGCGCGGCCGGTGCGATCACCCTCGCGGTGACCAACAACCCCGACTCGCCGCTCGCGGCCGTCTCCGAGTTCCACATCGACGTCCTGGCCGGGCCGGAGAAGGCGCTGCCCGCGACCAAGACCTACACCGCCGAACTCCTCGCCCTCTACCTCTTCGTGGAGGGGCTGCGCGGTGGCGACGGCGCGGCCGCCAAGGTGCTGCCCGACCTCGCCCAGCAGATCCTCGACCGCCAGGACGAGGTCCGGCAGCTCGCGGCGCGCTACCGCTTCGCCGAGCGGATGGTCCTCACCTCCCGGGGCTACGGCTATCCGACCGCCAAGGAAGCCGCCCTGAAGCTGATGGAGACCAGCTACATTCCGGCACTCTCCTACTCCGGCGCCGATCTGCTGCACGGTCCGCTCGCCATGGTCGACAACATCTCGCCGGTGATCGCGATCGTCACCGAGGGCAAGGGCGGCCAGGCGCTGCAGCCGGTCCTGGAGCGGCTGCGCGGCCGGGGCGCCGACCTCGTCGTCATCGGCGGCGCGTCGGAGGTGGAGCGGGCCTCGGCGGGGTTCGCCCTGCCGACGGACGGAGTCGCCGAGGAGCTCCAGCCGATCCTGGAGATCCTCCCGCTGCAGATGCTGGCGTACGAGGTGACGATCGCGCGCGGCCAGGACCCGGACGCGCCCAGGGCGCTGGCGAAGGTGACGGAGACCCGCTGA
- a CDS encoding carbohydrate ABC transporter permease: MKRSPLARLWPNVTAVVLFIGFAFPVYWMFTTAFKPTSDVISEDPVWFPTSATLDHFQKALDAKNFWTLVGNSLTVTLSAVALSLVIALLASFSLARMRFKGRRGFLVTFMIAQMAPWEVLVIAVYMLVRDGDMLNSLLPLTLFYMVMVLPFTILTLRAYVAAIPKELEESAMVDGCTRPQAFVRVIFPLLAPGLMATSLFGFITAWNEFPLVLILNKDPEAQTLPLWLSSFQTAFGDDWGATMAAASLFAIPILILFLFLQRKAVGGLTSGAVKG, from the coding sequence GTGAAGCGCTCGCCGCTCGCCCGGCTGTGGCCCAACGTGACCGCCGTCGTGCTCTTCATCGGCTTCGCGTTCCCCGTCTACTGGATGTTCACCACGGCCTTCAAGCCGACCTCGGACGTCATCTCCGAGGACCCGGTGTGGTTCCCGACCAGTGCCACCCTGGACCACTTCCAGAAGGCCCTGGACGCCAAGAACTTCTGGACGCTGGTGGGCAACTCGCTCACCGTGACCCTCTCGGCGGTCGCCCTCTCGCTGGTGATCGCGCTGCTCGCGTCGTTCTCCCTGGCCCGGATGCGGTTCAAGGGGCGCCGCGGCTTCCTGGTGACCTTCATGATCGCGCAGATGGCGCCCTGGGAAGTCCTGGTCATCGCCGTCTACATGCTCGTCCGCGACGGCGACATGCTGAACAGCCTGCTTCCGCTGACCCTGTTCTACATGGTCATGGTGCTGCCCTTCACGATCCTCACGCTCCGCGCCTACGTGGCCGCGATCCCCAAGGAGCTGGAGGAGTCGGCGATGGTCGACGGCTGCACCCGTCCGCAGGCGTTCGTCCGGGTGATCTTTCCGCTGCTGGCGCCCGGCCTGATGGCCACCTCGCTCTTCGGCTTCATCACGGCCTGGAACGAATTCCCGCTCGTCCTCATCCTGAACAAGGACCCGGAGGCCCAGACGCTTCCGCTGTGGCTGTCCAGCTTCCAGACCGCCTTCGGCGACGACTGGGGTGCCACCATGGCGGCGGCCTCGCTGTTCGCCATCCCGATCCTGATCCTGTTCCTGTTTCTGCAACGCAAGGCGGTCGGTGGGCTCACTTCCGGCGCTGTGAAGGGATGA
- a CDS encoding WhiB family transcriptional regulator, with amino-acid sequence MDWRHNAVCREEDPELFFPIGNTGPALLQIEEAKAVCRRCPVMEQCLQWALESGQDSGVWGGMSEDERRAMKRRAARNRARNASA; translated from the coding sequence ATGGACTGGCGTCACAACGCCGTTTGCCGCGAGGAAGACCCCGAGCTGTTCTTCCCCATCGGCAACACCGGTCCTGCGCTGCTGCAGATCGAGGAAGCCAAGGCCGTCTGCCGCCGCTGCCCCGTCATGGAGCAGTGCCTGCAGTGGGCGCTTGAGTCCGGCCAGGACTCCGGCGTCTGGGGTGGAATGAGCGAAGACGAGCGCCGCGCCATGAAGCGCCGTGCCGCTCGCAACCGGGCACGCAACGCCAGCGCCTGA
- a CDS encoding RNA polymerase sigma factor SigF has protein sequence MSTASSRGVGTPAIPHPPARPHPADSEAAGDRPERADHMDQHEQVHQQHDPHDRSGARAMFLELRGLPEGSTERAEMRNHLVRMHLPLVEHLARRFRNRGEPLDDLTQVATIGLIKSVDRFDPDRGVEFSTYATPTVVGEIKRHFRDKGWAVRVPRRLQELRLSLTTATAELSQRHGRAPTVHELAEQLSISEEEVLEGLESANAYSTLSLDVPDTDDESPAVADTLGAEDEALEGVEYRESLKPLLEDLPPREKKILLLRFFGNMTQSQIAQEVGISQMHVSRLLARTLAQLRDKLLVEE, from the coding sequence GTGAGCACTGCATCATCGCGGGGAGTGGGTACCCCGGCCATCCCGCACCCGCCGGCCCGGCCGCATCCCGCGGACTCGGAGGCGGCAGGAGACCGACCAGAGCGGGCGGACCACATGGATCAGCACGAGCAGGTGCATCAGCAGCACGATCCACATGACCGGAGCGGCGCGCGGGCGATGTTCCTCGAGCTGCGCGGGCTGCCGGAAGGCTCCACCGAGCGGGCCGAGATGCGCAACCACCTCGTGCGTATGCATCTGCCGTTGGTGGAGCACCTGGCCCGGCGCTTCCGCAACCGCGGTGAGCCGCTGGACGACCTCACCCAGGTCGCCACCATCGGGCTCATCAAATCCGTGGACCGGTTCGACCCGGACCGCGGGGTGGAGTTCTCGACCTATGCGACACCCACGGTCGTCGGCGAGATCAAGCGCCACTTCCGTGACAAGGGCTGGGCGGTGCGGGTGCCGCGCCGGCTGCAGGAGCTGCGGCTGTCGCTGACCACGGCCACCGCGGAGCTCTCCCAGCGCCATGGCCGCGCCCCGACCGTCCATGAGCTGGCCGAGCAACTGTCCATCTCCGAAGAGGAGGTGCTGGAGGGGCTGGAGTCCGCCAATGCCTACAGCACCCTGTCCCTTGACGTACCGGACACGGACGACGAGTCCCCGGCGGTCGCCGACACCCTCGGCGCGGAGGACGAGGCGCTGGAAGGCGTCGAGTACCGCGAATCGCTCAAACCGCTGCTGGAGGATCTGCCGCCGCGCGAGAAGAAGATCCTGCTGCTGCGCTTCTTCGGCAATATGACGCAGTCGCAGATCGCGCAGGAAGTCGGCATCTCCCAGATGCATGTCTCCCGGCTGCTGGCCCGCACACTCGCGCAGTTGCGCGACAAGTTGCTGGTCGAGGAGTAG
- a CDS encoding UBP-type zinc finger domain-containing protein, whose translation MSECLHVPALPRPEPEPRSDTCPECLAVGSHPVQLRKCLVCGHVGCCDSSPYQHATRHFEETGHPVMRSFEEGEEWHWCYVDQFIV comes from the coding sequence ATGAGCGAGTGCCTGCATGTTCCCGCACTGCCGCGCCCCGAGCCGGAGCCGCGGTCCGACACCTGTCCCGAGTGCCTGGCGGTCGGCAGCCATCCTGTCCAGCTTCGGAAGTGTCTGGTGTGCGGCCACGTGGGCTGCTGCGACTCCTCGCCATACCAGCACGCCACCCGGCACTTCGAGGAGACCGGACATCCGGTGATGCGCAGCTTCGAGGAGGGCGAGGAGTGGCACTGGTGCTATGTGGATCAGTTCATCGTGTAG
- a CDS encoding diacylglycerol/lipid kinase family protein produces the protein MRALLVVNPAATTTSARTRDVLFHALASDLKLDVVTTEYRGHARDLARRAVDGGTHELVVALGGDGTVNEVVNGLLHHGPAPRELPRLAVVPGGSTNVFARALGLPNDAVEATGALLDALRDGTERTVGLGLAAGTPGTPDESVPARWFTFCAGLGFDASVIGRVEQQRERGKRSTHALYIRQMVRQFIGEPYRRQGAITIRRPGQDPVEGLALSIVCNTSPWTFLGNRPVYASPQASFDTALDVLGLTKLSTSAVTRYATQLLMSTPERGPRGKHVVGLHDVEDFTLQSQAPLPFQMDGDHLGLRTSVTFTGVRRALRVIV, from the coding sequence ATGCGCGCGCTCCTTGTGGTCAATCCGGCAGCAACCACCACCAGTGCCCGCACTCGGGATGTTCTGTTCCATGCGCTCGCCAGCGATCTGAAGCTGGACGTGGTGACCACCGAGTACCGGGGTCATGCGCGCGATCTGGCCCGGCGGGCGGTCGACGGCGGCACTCATGAACTGGTCGTGGCCCTGGGCGGCGACGGCACCGTCAACGAGGTCGTCAACGGACTGCTCCACCACGGCCCCGCCCCGCGCGAACTGCCCCGGCTCGCGGTCGTCCCGGGCGGCTCCACCAATGTCTTCGCCCGCGCGCTGGGGCTGCCCAATGACGCCGTCGAGGCGACCGGCGCCCTGCTGGACGCGCTGCGGGACGGCACCGAGCGCACCGTGGGCCTCGGGCTCGCGGCCGGCACCCCCGGCACGCCGGACGAGTCGGTCCCGGCGCGCTGGTTCACCTTCTGCGCCGGGCTCGGCTTCGACGCGAGCGTCATCGGCCGGGTCGAGCAGCAGCGCGAGCGCGGCAAGCGGTCCACCCACGCGCTCTACATACGCCAGATGGTGCGGCAGTTCATCGGAGAGCCGTATCGGCGGCAGGGCGCCATCACGATTCGGCGGCCCGGCCAGGACCCGGTCGAGGGGCTGGCGCTGTCGATAGTCTGCAACACCTCCCCGTGGACGTTCCTGGGCAACCGCCCGGTCTACGCGTCCCCGCAGGCGTCCTTCGACACCGCCCTCGACGTGCTGGGACTCACCAAGCTGTCGACGTCGGCGGTGACTCGCTACGCGACTCAGCTACTGATGTCGACGCCCGAGCGCGGCCCCCGCGGCAAGCATGTGGTGGGGCTCCACGACGTGGAGGACTTCACCTTGCAATCCCAGGCGCCACTGCCGTTCCAGATGGACGGTGACCATCTGGGACTGCGTACGAGCGTGACGTTCACAGGCGTACGCCGTGCACTGCGTGTGATTGTGTGA
- a CDS encoding carbohydrate ABC transporter permease: protein MPVATERQDPGPAAAGVRRSGEPPGTRRPAPGTPGRGRLTGAAPYLLLLPALVATVLLLGWPLVKDGLLSFQNLNMRQLIQHLTEWNGVDNYRETLTSEDFWRVTLRSMIFTAVNVVLIMLLGTLVGLLLARLGSKMRLLLSVGLVLAWAMPPIAGTTVFQWLFAARFGVVNWVLDALGWHSMAHYNWTGSQFSTFFIITVLIVWQSIPFVAINLYAATTTIPGELYEAAALDGAGTWKSFTSVTFPFLKPFLLATTFLEVIWVFKAFTQVFAINEGGPDRLTETLPVYAFIEGVGNQHYGMGAAISLLTIAVLLALTSYYLRIVLRQEEDEL, encoded by the coding sequence ACCCCCGGGCGCGGACGGCTGACCGGCGCCGCCCCGTACCTCCTGCTGCTGCCCGCGCTGGTGGCGACCGTGCTGCTGCTGGGTTGGCCGCTGGTCAAGGACGGCCTGCTGTCGTTCCAGAACCTCAATATGCGGCAGCTCATCCAGCACCTCACCGAGTGGAACGGCGTCGACAACTACCGCGAGACACTGACCAGCGAGGACTTCTGGCGGGTCACCCTCCGGTCGATGATCTTCACCGCGGTCAACGTCGTGCTGATCATGCTGCTCGGCACCCTGGTCGGACTGCTGCTGGCCCGCCTCGGCAGCAAGATGCGGCTGCTGCTCTCGGTCGGTCTTGTGCTCGCCTGGGCCATGCCGCCCATCGCCGGCACCACGGTCTTCCAGTGGCTCTTCGCCGCCCGCTTCGGGGTGGTCAACTGGGTGCTGGACGCGCTCGGCTGGCACTCCATGGCGCACTACAACTGGACCGGCAGCCAGTTCTCCACCTTCTTCATCATCACCGTGCTGATCGTCTGGCAGTCGATCCCCTTCGTGGCGATCAACCTCTACGCCGCGACCACCACCATCCCCGGCGAGCTCTACGAGGCGGCCGCGCTCGACGGCGCCGGCACCTGGAAGAGCTTCACCTCGGTGACGTTCCCCTTCCTCAAGCCGTTTCTGCTGGCCACGACGTTCCTCGAAGTCATCTGGGTCTTCAAGGCGTTCACCCAGGTCTTCGCGATCAACGAGGGCGGCCCGGACCGGCTCACCGAAACCCTCCCCGTCTACGCCTTCATCGAGGGCGTGGGCAATCAGCACTACGGCATGGGCGCCGCGATCTCGCTGCTGACCATCGCCGTCCTGCTGGCGCTGACCTCCTACTACCTCCGGATCGTGCTCAGGCAAGAGGAGGACGAGCTGTGA
- a CDS encoding glycoside hydrolase family 3 protein, with amino-acid sequence MTTLAHDSATLTRDALTVLQPGFTGTTAPDWLLRRLGEGLASVGLFGRNIASPEQLAALTAELRAERDDVLVAIDEEGGDVTRLEVRAGSSFPGNLALGAVDDPELTRAVARELGRRLAECGVNLNWAPSADVNSNPDNPVIGVRSFGAEPGLVARHTAAYIEGLQSAGVAACTKHFPGHGDTAVDSHHALPRIDAGLDTLTARELVPFRAAVTAGTKAVMSAHILLPVLDPDLPATLSPAALHGLLRRPVADGGLGFDGLIVTDGMEMRAIADAYGIEHGSVMAIAAGADAICVGGGLADEDTVLRLRDALVTAVLEGRLAEERLAEAAARVRALGEWTRHSAGPRAAHGIEPAAGVGLAAARRALRVTPAGLSYEPVTGPAYVAALTPVANIAVGEETPWGVGAELARLRPGTQAATYGRQDAEARGVPALIENMLDAAADRRIVAVVRDVHRHPWMADALDALLAARPETVVVEMGVPQAPPAGALHIATHGAARVCGRAAAEVIAGIGAGDHSGD; translated from the coding sequence ATGACGACCCTCGCGCATGACTCCGCCACCCTCACCCGCGACGCTCTCACCGTTCTGCAGCCAGGCTTCACCGGCACCACCGCCCCCGACTGGCTGCTGCGGCGGCTCGGCGAGGGGCTCGCCTCCGTCGGCCTGTTCGGCCGGAACATCGCCTCGCCCGAGCAGCTCGCCGCCCTCACCGCCGAGCTGCGCGCCGAGCGCGACGACGTCCTGGTGGCCATCGACGAGGAGGGCGGCGACGTCACCCGGCTCGAGGTGCGCGCCGGCTCCTCCTTCCCCGGCAATCTGGCACTCGGCGCCGTCGACGACCCGGAGCTGACCCGGGCCGTCGCCCGCGAGCTGGGCCGCCGCCTCGCCGAGTGCGGCGTCAACCTCAACTGGGCGCCCTCCGCCGACGTCAACTCCAACCCCGACAACCCGGTCATCGGCGTGCGCTCCTTCGGCGCCGAACCCGGGCTCGTCGCCCGGCACACCGCCGCGTACATCGAGGGCCTCCAGAGCGCCGGGGTCGCCGCCTGCACCAAGCACTTCCCCGGCCACGGCGACACCGCCGTCGACTCCCACCACGCCCTGCCGCGCATCGACGCCGGACTCGACACCCTCACCGCCCGCGAACTGGTGCCCTTCCGCGCCGCCGTCACCGCCGGGACCAAGGCCGTGATGAGCGCGCACATCCTGCTGCCCGTGCTCGACCCCGACCTGCCCGCCACCCTCAGCCCCGCCGCGCTGCACGGCCTGCTGCGCCGGCCCGTGGCCGACGGCGGCCTCGGCTTCGACGGGCTGATCGTCACCGACGGCATGGAGATGCGGGCCATCGCCGACGCGTACGGCATCGAGCACGGCAGCGTCATGGCCATCGCCGCGGGCGCCGACGCGATCTGCGTGGGCGGCGGGCTCGCCGACGAGGACACCGTGCTGCGGCTGCGCGACGCGCTGGTCACGGCCGTCCTCGAGGGACGGCTGGCGGAGGAGCGGCTGGCCGAGGCGGCGGCGCGGGTGCGCGCCCTGGGGGAGTGGACGCGGCACTCCGCGGGACCGCGCGCGGCGCACGGCATCGAGCCCGCCGCGGGGGTGGGGCTCGCCGCCGCGCGCCGGGCGCTCAGAGTCACCCCGGCCGGGCTGTCGTACGAGCCGGTGACCGGGCCCGCCTACGTGGCCGCCCTCACCCCGGTCGCCAACATCGCGGTTGGCGAGGAGACCCCCTGGGGCGTCGGCGCCGAACTGGCCCGGCTGCGTCCCGGCACCCAGGCCGCCACCTACGGGCGGCAGGACGCCGAGGCCCGGGGCGTCCCCGCGCTGATCGAAAATATGCTCGATGCGGCGGCGGACCGTAGGATCGTCGCTGTGGTCCGCGATGTCCACCGGCACCCCTGGATGGCCGACGCGCTGGACGCCCTGCTCGCCGCCCGGCCGGAGACGGTCGTCGTCGAGATGGGCGTGCCCCAGGCGCCGCCCGCCGGAGCGCTGCACATCGCGACCCACGGCGCCGCCCGGGTGTGTGGACGGGCGGCGGCCGAGGTGATCGCCGGCATCGGCGCCGGTGACCACTCCGGGGACTGA
- a CDS encoding PAS domain-containing sensor histidine kinase produces MNDLVRQHTALDDSDLEWLHLLVSEWQLLSDLSFADLVLWVPTSDGTRYVSVAQMRPNTGPTSYQDDMVGHLVPRGRRPMLDAALDEGRIVREGDPEWREEVPVRVESIPVRREGRVLGVIARNTNLLTVRTPSRLELTYLQSASDLAQMIAAGSFPFPDQQVDMDASPRAGDGLIRLDADGVVQYASPNALSAYHRLGLAADLVGHHLGKTTAELAPVRGPVDEALVKLASGWAPREFEVEGGDGVIQLRAIPLKPKGLHIGSLVLLRDVTELRRRERELLTKDATIREIHHRVKNNLQTVAALLRLQARRMDSAQGREALNEAVRRVGSIAIVHETLSQNLDERVEFDDIADRVLAMVAEISPGKVTGRRTGRFGILEAEVATPLSMVLTEVLQNALEHGFGPGEQGTVEVSAVRGGSGEESRLMVTVQDDGRGLPEGFDPQRAGNLGLQIVRTLVEGELGGTFDMVPAPERGTRVVLDFPVRAEKH; encoded by the coding sequence ATGAACGACCTCGTACGCCAGCACACCGCACTCGACGACTCCGACCTCGAGTGGCTCCATCTGCTGGTCTCGGAGTGGCAGCTCCTCTCCGACCTCTCGTTCGCCGATCTCGTGCTGTGGGTCCCCACCAGCGACGGCACCCGGTATGTCTCGGTGGCCCAGATGCGGCCGAACACCGGGCCCACCTCCTACCAGGACGACATGGTCGGCCATCTCGTCCCCCGAGGCCGCCGTCCGATGCTCGACGCGGCGCTCGACGAGGGCCGGATCGTCCGGGAGGGCGACCCCGAGTGGCGCGAGGAGGTGCCGGTCCGGGTGGAGTCCATCCCGGTCCGGCGGGAGGGCCGGGTCCTCGGAGTGATCGCGCGGAACACCAACCTGCTGACCGTACGGACCCCCAGCCGGCTGGAGCTCACCTATCTCCAGAGCGCGTCCGACCTCGCCCAGATGATCGCCGCCGGATCGTTTCCGTTCCCCGATCAGCAGGTCGACATGGACGCGTCACCGCGCGCGGGCGACGGGCTGATCCGGCTCGACGCGGACGGGGTGGTCCAGTACGCGAGCCCCAACGCGCTCTCCGCCTACCACCGCCTCGGGCTCGCCGCCGACCTCGTCGGCCACCATCTGGGCAAGACCACCGCCGAACTCGCCCCGGTGCGCGGCCCGGTGGACGAGGCGCTGGTCAAGCTGGCCAGCGGCTGGGCGCCCCGGGAGTTCGAGGTCGAGGGCGGCGACGGGGTCATCCAGCTACGGGCCATTCCGCTCAAGCCCAAGGGGCTGCACATCGGATCGCTCGTGCTGCTCAGGGACGTCACCGAACTGCGCCGCCGCGAGCGCGAGTTGCTCACCAAGGACGCCACCATCCGGGAGATCCACCACCGGGTGAAGAACAACCTCCAGACGGTGGCCGCCCTGTTGCGGCTGCAGGCCCGCCGGATGGACTCGGCGCAGGGACGGGAGGCGCTCAACGAGGCGGTGCGCAGGGTCGGCTCGATCGCGATAGTCCACGAGACCCTCTCCCAGAACCTCGATGAGCGGGTCGAGTTCGACGACATAGCCGATCGGGTGCTGGCCATGGTGGCCGAGATATCGCCCGGAAAGGTGACCGGCCGTCGCACCGGGCGCTTCGGCATTCTCGAGGCCGAGGTCGCCACCCCGCTGTCCATGGTCCTCACCGAGGTGCTGCAGAACGCGCTGGAGCACGGCTTCGGACCGGGGGAGCAGGGCACGGTCGAGGTCTCGGCGGTGCGCGGTGGCAGCGGTGAGGAGAGCCGGCTGATGGTGACCGTCCAGGACGACGGGCGGGGGCTGCCCGAGGGGTTCGACCCCCAGCGGGCCGGAAACCTGGGCCTGCAGATCGTCCGCACCCTGGTGGAGGGCGAGCTGGGCGGGACGTTCGACATGGTGCCCGCCCCGGAGCGCGGCACCCGTGTGGTGCTGGACTTCCCGGTGCGTGCCGAGAAGCACTGA
- a CDS encoding GNAT family N-acetyltransferase, translating to MIRSAKPSDVPAIHAMIRELADYERAPQEAKATEEQLREALFGAHPAVFALIAEETGGAGEPGGPVGFALWFRNFSTWTGTHGVYLEDLYVTPRARGGGHGRALLAELARICVERGYARFEWSVLDWNEPAIGFYAALGAEPMDEWTVRRLSGEPLRGLAAQAMGTAVTSDSLSEATSLSN from the coding sequence ATGATCCGATCAGCCAAGCCGTCCGACGTCCCCGCGATCCATGCGATGATCCGCGAGCTGGCGGACTACGAGCGGGCTCCGCAGGAGGCGAAGGCCACCGAGGAGCAGCTTCGTGAGGCGCTCTTCGGGGCGCATCCCGCGGTGTTCGCGCTGATCGCCGAGGAGACCGGCGGCGCCGGAGAGCCCGGCGGGCCGGTGGGGTTCGCCCTCTGGTTCCGTAACTTCTCCACCTGGACAGGCACCCATGGCGTGTATCTGGAGGATCTGTACGTCACCCCGCGGGCCCGCGGCGGCGGCCACGGCAGGGCGCTGCTCGCCGAGCTGGCGCGGATCTGCGTGGAGCGGGGCTATGCCCGCTTCGAATGGTCGGTGCTGGATTGGAACGAGCCCGCGATCGGCTTCTACGCCGCGCTCGGCGCGGAGCCGATGGACGAATGGACGGTGCGCAGGCTCTCGGGAGAGCCACTGCGAGGGCTGGCCGCTCAGGCCATGGGCACCGCCGTGACCAGCGATTCCCTGAGTGAGGCGACATCTCTTTCGAATTGA